The Malus sylvestris chromosome 12, drMalSylv7.2, whole genome shotgun sequence genome contains a region encoding:
- the LOC126594173 gene encoding probable F-box protein At5g04010 codes for MAPWEVLDLVSHHLDPKSLAISSCVCKSWFISLSCDHNWQPICASHFPSLSTLRLTNPTVPYHRLYVMGQAAAKRRLQTPSKPRLSLDSLIFIVNVFNPNSLSNVLSLEKSGSEMVIDPNGIFKFDIDVSENNGFEAWEDQDSGAVRVTWNVVLEGWRGVFGMMDCEGKGMEGWFSEELPSPAGCCSSVVGRGIVADLKLGLCVGRRVMLSVVDWRYVSVDDALRYL; via the coding sequence ATGGCCCCATGGGAAGTCCTTGACCTAGTTTCTCACCACCTTGACCCTAAATCCCTAGCCATATCCTCTTGTGTCTGCAAGTCATGGTTCATTTCTCTGTCTTGCGACCACAATTGGCAGCCCATTTGCGCTTCCCATTTCCCTTCTCTTTCTACCCTCAGACTCACTAACCCTACCGTCCCCTACCACCGCCTCTACGTCATGGGTCAAGCTGCCGCCAAACGCCGCCTTCAAACCCCCTCGAAACCCCGCCTTTCCCTCGACAGCCTCATCTTCATAGTCAACGTCTTCAACCCCAATTCATTAAGCAATGTTCTCTCTCTGGAAAAATCCGGAAGCGAAATGGTTATTGATCCCAACGGGATCTTTAAGTTCGATATTGATGTTAGTGAAAACAATGGATTTGAAGCGTGGGAGGATCAGGATTCAGGGGCAGTGAGAGTGACGTGGAATGTGGTGTTGGAAGGGTGGAGGGGTGTTTTTGGGATGATGGATTGTGAAGGGAAAGGGATGGAGGGGTGGTTTTCGGAGGAGCTTCCTTCGCCGGCGGGGTGTTGCTCGAGTGTTGTTGGTAGAGGAATTGTGGCGGATTTGAAGTTGGGGCTTTGTGTTGGGAGGAGGGTGATGTTGAGTGTTGTAGATTGGAGATATGTGAGTGTTGATGATGCTCTAAGATACTTGTAA